The proteins below come from a single Oscillatoria sp. FACHB-1407 genomic window:
- a CDS encoding sigma-70 family RNA polymerase sigma factor produces the protein MHSDAAQPESTANPQLSDLDLLNALREGQLNALGILYDRYASLVYGLALRILSNSEEAEDVTQDVFLTLWHRDAYNPARGSLSSFLITMARSRSIDRLRSRQTRTRFFQRWGQTVSTETSATPLEQATLKERSQRVRDALGQLPEPERQVLEIAYYEGLSQSEIAKRLNTPLGTVKTRSRQGLLRLRRLLQDFIQ, from the coding sequence ATGCATTCTGATGCTGCTCAACCTGAATCAACAGCTAACCCCCAGCTTAGCGATCTCGATCTGTTGAATGCTTTGCGTGAAGGTCAGCTAAATGCATTGGGGATTTTGTACGATCGATATGCCAGTCTGGTCTATGGCTTAGCGTTGCGAATCTTGTCTAACTCTGAAGAAGCGGAGGATGTGACCCAAGATGTATTTCTGACGTTGTGGCATCGGGATGCATATAACCCTGCACGGGGTTCCCTTAGCAGCTTTTTAATCACGATGGCTCGTTCTCGCTCGATTGATCGATTGCGATCGCGCCAAACCCGGACTCGATTTTTTCAACGGTGGGGGCAGACGGTCAGTACCGAAACCAGCGCAACCCCACTAGAGCAGGCAACCCTAAAGGAGCGATCGCAACGGGTGCGAGATGCCTTGGGGCAACTGCCTGAACCTGAGCGTCAGGTTTTAGAAATTGCTTATTACGAAGGCTTAAGCCAATCCGAAATTGCCAAGCGGCTCAATACCCCTTTGGGAACCGTGAAAACCCGCTCTCGTCAGGGCTTACTCAGGCTCCGGCGGTTACTTCAAGATTTTATTCAGTGA
- a CDS encoding zinc metalloprotease HtpX codes for MNQVKTVALLGLLSALLITVSYWLIGGVTGAVLGIGLAALMNFVSWYSSDKIALAAYRAQPISPNQAPGLYRMVQRLSDRANLPMPKLYIIPTAGANAFATGRDPEHAAVAVTQGIVNMLPEDELEAVIAHELSHIKNRDTLTQAVAATIAGAISFLAQIVSYSLWFGGGSQSDREGSNPFGLLLTLMVAPVAASVIQLGISRTREFEADAGAARLTGNPRALARALQRLEASARQMPIAANPAFEPLLIVNAIPRQALSNLFSTHPSTEARIQNLLKLERELGTSFSVR; via the coding sequence ATGAACCAAGTTAAAACCGTTGCTTTGCTGGGTTTGCTGAGTGCGCTATTAATCACGGTCAGCTATTGGTTAATTGGAGGAGTCACCGGAGCAGTGCTTGGGATTGGTCTAGCCGCTCTGATGAACTTCGTCTCCTGGTATTCCTCTGACAAGATTGCCCTCGCAGCCTATCGGGCACAGCCGATTAGCCCAAACCAGGCTCCTGGGTTATACCGCATGGTGCAACGCCTGAGCGATCGCGCCAATCTGCCAATGCCCAAGCTTTATATCATTCCCACGGCTGGAGCAAACGCCTTCGCCACTGGACGTGACCCCGAACACGCAGCGGTTGCTGTAACTCAGGGCATTGTCAACATGCTGCCCGAAGACGAGCTAGAAGCTGTTATTGCTCACGAACTCAGCCACATCAAAAACCGCGACACGCTAACTCAAGCTGTTGCCGCTACGATCGCCGGAGCCATTTCTTTTCTGGCACAAATCGTTAGCTATAGTCTGTGGTTTGGGGGCGGTTCTCAGAGCGATCGCGAAGGCAGTAATCCCTTTGGGCTGTTGCTCACACTCATGGTGGCTCCCGTTGCCGCTTCTGTGATTCAACTGGGCATCTCTCGCACTCGTGAGTTTGAAGCCGATGCAGGTGCCGCCCGATTGACAGGTAACCCTCGCGCTTTGGCAAGAGCTTTACAGCGACTAGAAGCCAGCGCACGTCAAATGCCGATCGCTGCAAATCCTGCCTTTGAGCCACTGCTGATCGTCAACGCCATTCCTCGGCAAGCGTTAAGCAATCTCTTCTCCACACATCCCTCCACTGAGGCGAGAATTCAAAATCTGTTGAAATTAGAACGCGAACTAGGTACTTCCTTCTCGGTGCGCTAA
- a CDS encoding anti-sigma factor domain-containing protein: protein MTHSALPDNWEELMADYVLGNLTPPEAEQFKQLIDTHPEVAAEVTQLQEVLHLIPYAIAQQPPAHLRDRLLSQAQAPNETSRLTRSRRSPVRWIGMVSTAAAVLVAVLLGADNYRLRQELADTRQVTQALKQPDTFIETLTGDDNAAGRVIVDSNQQHLVIVVQNLPALPPGQTYRLWAIADQTVNFWGQFETDANGTAIANLTIPAPQSNLSNIELRITVESVAAPPTPQGPVVLQSSL from the coding sequence ATGACCCATTCCGCACTTCCTGATAACTGGGAAGAATTAATGGCAGATTATGTGCTCGGCAACCTCACCCCACCGGAGGCTGAGCAGTTTAAGCAGTTGATCGACACCCATCCTGAGGTGGCAGCCGAGGTGACTCAATTGCAAGAAGTGTTGCACCTGATCCCCTATGCGATCGCCCAGCAACCCCCTGCCCATCTACGGGACAGATTGCTGTCTCAGGCGCAAGCCCCCAATGAAACCTCTCGCCTCACTCGCTCCAGGCGATCGCCCGTACGTTGGATTGGCATGGTCAGTACCGCAGCAGCAGTGTTGGTGGCAGTGCTCTTAGGGGCAGACAACTATCGCCTCCGGCAGGAGTTAGCCGATACTCGTCAAGTGACGCAAGCCCTGAAACAACCCGATACCTTTATCGAAACGCTGACGGGTGACGACAACGCCGCCGGACGAGTCATCGTTGATAGCAACCAGCAACACCTGGTCATTGTGGTGCAAAACCTACCTGCCCTACCCCCAGGACAAACCTATCGACTGTGGGCGATCGCTGACCAGACTGTAAATTTTTGGGGGCAGTTTGAGACGGACGCAAACGGTACGGCGATCGCTAACTTAACGATTCCGGCTCCTCAATCGAATTTGTCAAATATCGAACTCCGCATCACAGTCGAGTCTGTCGCCGCGCCTCCGACCCCGCAGGGACCTGTGGTATTGCAGAGCAGCCTTTAA
- a CDS encoding glutathione S-transferase family protein, translating into MGLGILVDGRWVSDRDQEDKQGRFVRPDTTFRNRITADGSSGYKAEPGRYHLYVSLACPWAHRTLIVRALSGLTEAISVSVVDPVIEDNGWEFSDAPGTIPDEVNQAHYLWEIYTKAEPDYSGRVTVPVLWDKQTQAIVNNESRDIIRMLDTEFRSIATATVDLCPEALESAIDETITAIYQPINNGVYRAGFATHQHAYEEAVSDLFDALDHWETLLGNQRYLCGNALTEADVCMFTTLLRFDVVYYTHFKCNLRRIIDYPNLWGYLRDIYQHPGVRETCNIDHIKQHYFKSHPKVNPTRIVPKGPVIDFEAHQGRDRLFSPQAQATPAVT; encoded by the coding sequence ATGGGATTGGGCATTTTGGTAGACGGTCGTTGGGTGAGCGATCGCGACCAGGAGGACAAACAAGGACGCTTTGTCCGTCCAGACACTACATTTCGCAACCGGATTACCGCCGATGGCTCTAGCGGTTACAAAGCCGAGCCAGGTCGCTATCATCTGTATGTATCGCTGGCGTGTCCGTGGGCACACCGCACTCTGATCGTACGGGCGTTGAGCGGTTTAACGGAGGCAATTTCTGTCTCGGTGGTTGACCCGGTAATTGAGGACAACGGCTGGGAGTTTTCTGATGCTCCGGGAACAATTCCCGATGAGGTGAACCAGGCGCACTATCTTTGGGAGATCTATACCAAGGCAGAGCCAGACTACAGCGGACGGGTTACGGTGCCTGTGCTGTGGGACAAGCAAACTCAGGCGATCGTCAATAACGAATCGCGCGACATCATTCGCATGTTAGATACAGAGTTTCGTAGCATCGCAACAGCAACGGTTGATCTATGCCCCGAAGCTCTAGAGTCGGCGATCGACGAAACCATTACAGCGATCTATCAACCCATCAACAACGGCGTTTATCGGGCTGGATTTGCGACCCATCAGCACGCCTACGAAGAAGCCGTTTCCGATCTGTTTGACGCACTCGATCATTGGGAAACCCTGCTGGGAAATCAGCGTTATCTTTGCGGTAATGCCTTAACTGAGGCGGATGTATGTATGTTTACAACCCTGCTGCGGTTTGATGTCGTCTATTACACCCATTTCAAGTGCAACCTGCGCCGCATCATTGATTACCCCAACCTCTGGGGCTACCTGCGCGACATTTATCAACATCCCGGCGTACGAGAAACCTGTAACATCGACCACATCAAACAGCACTATTTCAAGAGCCACCCCAAGGTCAACCCAACCCGGATCGTGCCCAAAGGTCCCGTCATTGATTTTGAAGCTCATCAAGGACGCGATCGCCTGTTTAGTCCCCAGGCTCAAGCTACTCCTGCCGTCACTTAA
- a CDS encoding STAS domain-containing protein has translation MSSEQAFPQIVVLKPSGILDSTQTKKLRSDIDAVLNSSTKAVLIDLENVTFMDSSGLGALVIILKSVRMSGGKLYICSMNSQIQMLFELTGMHKVFDTFENQSEFYQAVKTS, from the coding sequence ATGAGCTCTGAGCAAGCCTTTCCCCAAATTGTCGTTCTGAAACCAAGTGGCATCTTAGATAGTACTCAAACTAAAAAACTGCGCAGTGATATTGATGCTGTTTTGAACTCAAGCACCAAGGCGGTTTTGATTGATCTAGAAAATGTAACCTTCATGGACAGTTCTGGATTAGGTGCTTTAGTGATTATCTTGAAATCGGTTCGCATGAGTGGTGGGAAGCTTTATATCTGTTCTATGAATAGCCAGATTCAAATGTTATTTGAATTAACTGGAATGCATAAAGTATTTGATACGTTTGAAAATCAGTCTGAGTTTTATCAGGCGGTGAAAACTTCGTAA